catgtatgtatgtatgtatgtatgtatgtatgtatgtatgcatGCAGTTTGAAGTCTTAATAATTATATCAGTAGTATTACCTTCTTGATTAGGAGGTTGACTTTACGTAGGCTGGCTACTTCTAAGCTTTCATCTTCCACCTATTAAGATTTGACACCTCTTAATAAACATGCTGCATGCGGAGTTAGTAGTTCATACTACTATTGATCACATGGTTTAGCAAACCTTGAATACTGCGCATGAGTAAGTCATCGATGGATCCAGAAAAAGCGAGAAGAAATCGTTACTCTGCATGcacatttcaaattttgtgacatGTCAGTGAAAACACCCAGACAGAGATGAGGAGAGCAGAAGGAAAATGCACTGTAAATTACCAGATCATAGTGCTGAGAGATGTTTCGGCGAGTTTGTGTGACGGTGTTCTTCCGTGAGATGTGGCGCAGGAAATATTTTGCAGATGCGATCCCAGCGGTTAAAAGCATGGGTGTCCACCAACCCCTGTCAGTTAACCATACAGTTATATACTAGATAATTTATTACTTCAAAGTTACTAAACTTGGTACCTTTTACTTGCAGCGCTGTTACTACTCTTCTGTGCATCTCTGTTGGCAATGAGAATCTGTATGCAAACAGCGTAATTAAGATCTATATACATGGTATGCCAAATTGATCAAGTATAATATATTTTTTGAGGGAAGTATAATGTATATTTAGTTTACCAGGAAAAGATTTAGAAGCCCTTCTCTCttatcaacaaaagaaaaataacCATTAATATATGCATCTGCCAAACCAAGGTCTGCTTCGGTTGCGACCtgaaattcaaatttcgtttTGGCATGAGCTAAGGCCAAGAAACAGCCATCAAAACTGAAGAGAATGTATTTAGATGGTAGATGAACCTTCCAGTAGAAGAGAGGGTCATGAACTCGCAGGACAGATTTGACAAGGCATTTTTTGTCTAGTTCACCAAAACTGAACATAGTACCACCTTCTTCAAGAATGCTGGGGAGAAGAAAAACTAATCAGGTGAGGTTTCTTATCATGCAATGGACTGGGGTTATATCTGGAGTTTGTTGTCCCATGAACTCACATCATGTTACCGATGGTTACGTATTGGTTGAGAAACCTTGTCACCATAAGACGAGCCCCAGCTTCGGTCCATGACGGGACCATCTGTTTTGGGTTCAGAAGAAGGCTGCTCTTCTGCCCAAGCAAACTTTGAGCTGCCGATTTCCCAGCCTGCACTCAATGATATATCTGGAATACATATGACATGCAAACGTATATTTTGTTGAGGAAAAAAGGTTGTGCAGCCAGGGAGTACCTTAAGACCGTCTTCATGGAAGCCATAACCTGCGTGATACAGAGCATAAGGCACCTAACATAAATATTTATAGTAATGATAATTAATATATGCTAAAATCAAGAAATCACGAAATTACCTTGGTAGGCCCCACAGAACCATATTCCTCTGTTTCCCTGGATCTGCTGAAGCTCCAGGGAGGCCTTGGCAGCAGCAACAGATGGAACAGGATGGCTTGTGTTCCATTTGAGCAGGATATGATCTGGGACATGCGGTGGATTCAGTGTCACCAAGAAAGGCCTGCCGGTAGATTCGATGTTCTATTTTTTTCCAAGAAAAGATGTGATATACATGAGATGAGAGtggggtcgctgttgacaagattACGATTCAAAGTAGCCATGTGCATTGTTGACACTGAATTTTACCTGGAGCAGATTTAGCCAGTAGGTAACTGAGACACCGCTGCTCGTCGTCCCCAGGAAGTTCCAGGCACTCCATGCCGACGGGTTCCGTGGCATCAAAGTTTTGTCACAGTGGAGGTAGATATCACTGTATAATAGTTAGAGTTCAGAGGTGAGGAGAACAGCAGGCCAGGCAGTAAAAAATAATACTACTCTCTAGTAAACGAAAATTACTTACCTGTAGACATACTGAAAAGCACCCAGAATTCTCAGCTCCTCGTGTGTTGCTTCATCTCCTAGCATTCTCAGAGCATCCGGTGCATGCGCACCAAATACTATCTTGTCGTACACCTCTTCCGAACCATCAACATCCACGACTCTGTAACCTGCAGCCAGCAATTAAATAAGCAATGACATCATTTGGAGGAGAAGAACAGGGATCTAAGTGGAAAAGAAAACAAATTAAAATGGATCATGTACCTCCTTCAGTGCTTGAAACAGATTTGACTTGACAGCTGGTCTTAATCTGACAGCCCATGCTTTCCAGTTCTTCCCTGACCTACGTATACATTCACATGATCAACCACTACACTTTTGTAGATAATAGCTACAGTATTTCAATACAATGTACTGTGTAAATTAAGGAGTAGTACCTTATTTACATATGTATGCGAACGACCCTTGACAGTGAGCCATTGGGGACGACCAAAGATCTGAAGAAGGTGATGGTTGCGGCAGAATGAGAGGACGAAGAAAGCGGAGAAGCCGAGGACCCCCTgcgatggacaagaccaaatgcacGCACATATCGGGATCAGGTAAGCCTCCTGGAAGAGCTGGGAGTATCCATGCTTCTGGATGAACTGGCCCAGGGTCTCGTCCCTGTCCAGGTCAGGGTTGTTTTCATGATCCTCTAGGTAGCTGAGGGCGTCCTCCTTGAACTTGAGTATCTCCCGGATCATGTGCCAGAAGCCGGGGCGGACAGCATTGCTCTTCTGCGCCAGGAGGCCTGAGAGGCCATTCCGGCTGCCCCATTCGCACCTGCCACCACTGGAGAGCTGTGTGCTCACGGAAAGCGACATGTCAGATGTCTCCATCTCCACGCCGAGCTCTTCGAACCATTCCAGCATGTTTGGGTATGTGACCTGCCATTTCGGCGAAGTTTGATAAATGGTCAGCTGTAAATGAAGTGACTGACAGATTGCTTGCTTTTCTTAATTTGCAGGAATGGGTAACTAAGCAGTATTCTTGCTCATTTGGAGACCTTTTCGCCAAAACTTCAAATGGAGCTCGGTCTACAGGGAGCATGATTTGTAAATaatatatacctaataataaagaacctAACGTTTCCGTAGTTTGGTTCGTCGTTGTGTGCTTTCGTCCGCGAGATTCATCCAAAACCAAAGGCAACTCTAAACCGGTCCTTCCTTATCCAAGACTCCTCGCGATGACAAAAGAAATAACTTGCCAAACCACACACGACTACTCCAAACAAAGATCACGGGTGTGTTACGAGTTCCAAGCTGTTCCATACCGTGTGCAGCAAGTTGAATGTTCCGTGTATAAATATACAAGGATGTATCGTGAGATAACTATCAAAGAAGTCGTGTGCCATCTTGTGAAGGCCGCGGATGAGCTCTTTGCCTTTGGGACCTCCATCGAGTCGGCGAGGAACCTCGCCCGTATCGGCATTAACGTCAAATCTTCTCGGCCTGCTCAGCGGTCAAGCGCCAGCACGCCACGCGGCCCAGCCAATGACAGTACAACTAGTATGGATCAAGAGAGGAACATCTGCTCCACCAACACCAATGCCGCCGCCGGAGCGGTCAAGAGGTGATGACGAGCGATCAAAAAAGGTCatcggggaggcggcggcgctcacATACAGCTCGTGTACCGGACCAACATCTGATCCGCTTGTGTCGACTGTTGCTCCTGTGGCAACGTTGTCAAGAAGCACAAAGCCAAATCAATAGATCTTTGTAGCATGCACGCAACACACATGAAACGCCGGAGTCGAGGTTGAGGAAAAGTTAGCGTCATCTGGGCGTGGTCGCCGTCACGCATTGTTTTCTCGACCCCAGTTCATCATCTCTCGATAGCCATCGGTTAGGCAAAAACAACTACAGATTAGCAACGATTTGTACCGGCCAGAGTGAGCCTCAGTTGCATGGTGCCACCATCTTGGATGGATCCACACGCTCCTGGGTCGGCATATGGCCGCGGCAGAAGGGGCCGCCGTCGCTGGAAGGGACATCACCACCAGTTTCATTGAAGAGCTAGCGCCAAGCGTTGGTCGCACGGGAGAGTGTCCTACTCAAATTACAGACTTTGAATAGAGCTCGCAGATTGCACAAGATCGATCCCACATCTCGTTACAAGTATAAGCGTGCAAACGAACTCTGTCGATCTAACCATCCTATCGTCGTCTACGCACGGAGGAACGATTGGCGTCGTCGGCGTGAAGGCTTAGTCCATCAAGGAGAAGAGAAGCGCATATCGGAAGGTGATGGAGGGCTTCGGCGTGTATGATACCGCCCGCCTCCCACTCTTGCAGCGTTTGCGTCACCCAGTGGTGTAATACAGAGCTGCTGCATGGCTACCTAGCTAGCGTGGCGAATCTCAGTTTTAGAAAACTGCTTCCAGATGTGATTGAATGTGGTTTATTTATTAAGCTGAATGCAGAAGATAGAGATTGATGTGAAGAGATTATAAAAGAAATCCAGAGTTTTATGGAAAGCTCACTTTTGCTTGTTGTGAGACGAGTAATATTCAAATTATGTTCCGAGTATTAAAGTTTATGATGTAATGAACTCCATAAAGCCATAGCTATAATATACTATTTTTGTTAGCCATGGATCAGAATTAGAATCAAGAAataatgcatgtaaaatgcatacaatcATTAGTCTTATTTCATGCATGAATTTGCGTTGAGACTATCTGTTGAGACATTGACACGCCGAAGTCGGCTTCACCCCGCATATTTTTCTctatcccggtgcaacgcacgggcacattTCCTAGTAAACTTAAAAGGCAAGAGAAATCAAAGATGTAAGTGAAAGAAAGAAATGTGCAAGCCTATCAGTATACATTATTTGGCATATTTGGGAAGAGCGTGACCCCAAGGAAAATCTGCTCCCGCAACAGTGGTGGCTGAGATGGTTAAATCTGATTTGGAGCTTTTACAGTTGGCAAAGAAGCAATCAAGTCTATCAGTATACATTATTTGGCATATTTGGGAAGAGGGTGATCCCAAGGAAAATCTGCTCTCGCAACAGTGGTGGCTGTGATGGCTAAATCTAATTTCGAGCTTTTACAGTTGGCAAATAAGCAATCAAGTCTAGCAGCACTGGCGTAGCTATGAATCATTCAGGGGGGGCCACCGCCCAGTGGTGGCTGAGATGGTTAAATCTGATTTGGAGCTTTTACAGTTGGCAAAGAAGCAATCAAGTCTATCAGTATACATTATTTGGCATATTTGGGAAGAGGGTGATGCCAAGGAAAATCTGCTCTCGCAACAGTGGTGGCTAAGATGGCTAAATCTAATTTCGAGCTTTTACAGTTGGCAAATAAGCAATCAAGTCTAGCAGCACTGGCGTAGGTATGATGCATTCAGGGGGGGGgcaccgccccccccccccccacacacacacacacacccaacTTTTTGCCAATTACTGAAGATTTTCTTTTCCACTAGGCTTAGTACAGGAAAATTTGAGCAATTTGCCCCCCAAACAATAAATTCTTGTGTTTTGTCCCTCCAAGAACCTCTCggcaagctccgccactgtaGCAGAGTTGGGTGTTTATAACATAATAGTAATCCCTCCAACCTTTTTTTTTTGGATCATTTTGCTTTCTAATCCTGTAAAAGGGGTTTTTTCCTTCTTTAATGCAAAAACCGAGCACCTTCTGCTCATCATCAATAAATAGTATATACAAATATCTTCATTTTTTAAATAAATATACAACTACATCTAGTATTCAAAATTAAATTTCATCGCTGTATCTTTTCTGATTTGATCAGCACAAAAAAGGACAAATGTGAAGACCAAAATCGAGTTCTTTTTGCCTATTTAGTGCCacatttttgtgttttttttgtaGCTCGAAATACAGCATCTTATTCAACATAATTTACAGGTTCCAAGAAATGATCTCTATGTATCTGTGGAAAGGAATTGAGATTTTTAAAACTTATTTAAAAAAATAAACGAGCTCCCTGGAGCTCTCGGGCTCTAGGTCGGCACCGTTGCCTTTTCACTTGCTTTAGCATTTGTACCCACATATCGAATTCAGTTGCACATTTGCCGGCATGGCAGCAATAAGGTAGGTTACAAGAAGCTCTATCACTTAGGTAGAACTCAATCGATAGAAACTCAAGCAGTTTCAACGAATAACATCATACATGTCTAAGATATTAACTTTCTCTTTTGGacccagcaaaagaagaacctcaCGGTTTTTAAAACAGAAGATGTGAGACATCAGGATTTCGCCCTAGACTGGGATATAGTACTCCTTAACTTGATTGACGAACGGTGGAACAAAGCAGGGGTAAAGGAGAGCCAAGAAACGGCTGTGAGTCAAGAGGATGCCGGCAATTGTAGACTAATGCGCAGAGAGAGATGGAGCATCGACTAGTCCGATGTAGTAGCAGGGAGACATAGACAAGACAAGGGAAAACAGCAGGAAGCCTACAAGCTTAACCAACAGGAACGGCATGATTTCCATGTACACTGTTGTGCAGACAGCGATGAACCATTGATTAGTCCAATCAAGCGTGACAAAATCGGGCTTGTGTTATGGGGAGACAAAAACAAGACAAAGAGATGCTGACAGCAACACACATACATGTCTCTTTTGAGAAGTAGTTTTTTTTACAGTGTCTTTTGGGTAGAAATCACTGTTCATAATAAGGGGAGATGATGTTGAGTTGTCAGACACATGGCCAAATGGTGTACTGCAATTGGGATATGGCGATACGTATATCACTAGATTGACTAGCTGCAGAAAATGGGCTTGTGCGCGTGCCCCCACAGGGCAGCCGGCCTAGATTGGGCACAAGTGAACTCTTTCAGAGACCACATGTGAAGATGTAAGTGGAACTGTTGGCACatgtgtccctgtcgccaatcgTCATCCCTTGTTTTGGCCGTGCGAGCATTGTAAGGCGATCACGGCATCCACGTCGCCGGCCGCCACTCACCGACCGTCACCTACCTTGGAGTTCCTCCGTGAACGGTACTAGGCTAGGCTACATCGACGCAACTGATTAAGCCATATTCTATTAATGAACCATTGAGCAAATAGAACAAATAAGGTAgtatttttttctattctataatAGTTGTCGCAGAATATGTATCTATAAATAgaacatgtctagatacatcgAAAAATTAGTAGAGAACTAATATGGAAACAAATAAGTAGGTATACTATCGACATAAATGTTGTCGGGTTATAAAAGAGAAGAAATTCATGGACAAAATCAGGAATGACGACCACCACATTTGAGGGAAACGGCCGGCCAATACATACGTGAGAACTATCCTAATATACATAACTGGAAACAAATTGCTGGAGTGCGCGCGTCTGTGCATGCATCGATCCACTCATCGCGCGCATACTGTGGACGTATGTACGTACGCGCGTGTGTGTGTACGTATGTCTTTGCTACTCGAAGAAGATCGAGGACTGGCTATGGGACATAAATACGTACGTGCAGGCGACGGATGTATACGTTAATTACGTGCGTACCCTGTTGAAGACCATGAAGCCGAGGTCGAGGAGGACGCCGTCGACGTCGGCGGTCCTGGCGTGGCCGCCGAGGCTCTCCTCCGCCTCGTACACCGTGACACGCGCTCTGCCGCCGCCGGCCCTGGCCAGCTCGTGCGCCGCCGCCAGGCCGCTCACGCCGGCGccgaccaccgccaccgtcatcgCCTCCATCCCGGCCGTCTCCTGCGCGAATGCTCCTGCTCTCCCTTCTTGTTCTGGCGTGGAAGCGAAAGAGTCAGCGGAGGAGTGGCAGTGGCATTGGCGGCCGGGTGGGACGAGGAGAGGGGAGATATAATAAGGGAAGAAATGTAGGCAGACGCATGGATAAGAAGAGGAGGGAGACGAGCCACCGAGGAGGCTTTGTTTCTTAATCTCTGGTGGTTAGTTGCGCATGGGCCGCACCAATGCCAGCTCCCTTTCTCTCTAGGGCCCGGCCCGGCCTGGCTCAGCTGAGAGGAATATGGAAGACCTCCAGCCAAAGCCATGGCTGCTGGGTGCCAAATCTAGTAGTAATTTAAGGATATGTTCGGTTCTAGAACGAGGAGGAATGGAATGGAATAGTTCCGTTCCGAGGTCATGGGACGGTTCCGACCCCGTGTTCGGTTTAGAAAAAAACGAGGAATGTAATGGTTCCATATTGTGTTCGGTTGGAGGAATTGGGAACGGAACGGAATAGCCACAATCATGCTTAAAATACTAATAATTATAATTAACGGGCTGTTTTGGCTCAAAATATTTGCACATTTTTTTTCCAAAATCAAATTACAGAGGTCAAATCTAAATTAGTTAGGCAAAATCCCCGCCCCGGCCCCTGCAACTTGAAGCTTCCCAGCGCTGCCGCCGCCTGCAGCTTCCCAGCGCCGCCATCGGAGGGCCCGTAGATGGAGGCGAGGAGCCAGCCGGAGGCGTGGTGGATCCAGCAGATCGAGGTCCTGCACGCCGCCGCTGGTGCCTGGGGCCACGCTGCGGGACTCGTCgaggctgagcaggtgcagcacgGCGCGTGCGCGTCCCAGACGGCGATGTGGCCGTGGCGGTCGCCAGCGGCGAGGCGGAGCGGGCGGTGGTCGTCGGCGTCCTCGTGGCCTATGTGCCTCGCGCGCCGGGGCCGCAGTGTGCTCGCCTGTGAGAGGCAGGTGCAGCACGACACGCGCGCGTCCTAGACGACGATGCGGCCGTGGCGGTCGCCAGCGGCGAGGCGGAGCGGGCGGTGGTCGTCGGCGTCCTCGTGGCCTGTGTGCCTCGCGCCGCCCTTCCTGGCGCCGGGGCCGCAGTGTGCTCGCCTGTGAGAGATGGTTAGCGATTATTTGACGCAGTCGTTAGCGAGCCGTTCCTTGCGGTCCGCCCGATTTGGTGGAACGAGGCAATTCCGCATCTAGCACGAATATTCGCTTCGGGGGAACCAGTTGGTTCCGTTCCATGACCCAACCGAACACTAAAATGGCCTCCATGTGCATAACGGTTCCATCCCATTCCTCTGTATTCcaaaaccgaacacaccctaagaGGTCACCCCCCGAATGTAAACGAGTGCACATTTGGTGCACATGACCAGTGCTCTCAGTTTTttaaatatttaaaaaattatGTATCTGTGTTTCAAAAAATTATCATATTTATTCCATGAATACATATATATTTTTCGAACACTCATGAGAAATTTCGGTAAAAtttgcattgtattttgagctacaggaaaaaaaCAAATTTATGTCTACGTATAGGGAcgtatatttgtcagaaatttgtcttttttgtatagctCAAAATATAAAATATTTTTCTCCAAAATTCCTACCGTATCTTCGGAATGTCTATATGTATGTAGGtatttaattttaattttttaaaattcaaaTAATATGATTTTATAGCACCAGGAGCACTGGTACTCATGTGCTAAAGACACTTTTCCAATGTAAACGGATTAAATAAGATTTTGCTATTTGTTCGTAGCGGATTTACATAGAATCGGATAAAGATCGGATCCAAATCTAAATACGAAATAATCGGATTACGCAGCAGACTCGGATCGAAAGCGGATGGTTTAGAAAATATACAAATGAAATAATACATTCTTTTTACGCAAAAATGTAAGCAGAAAGCATTTTACGTTGGACTATAGACAAACATATACACTTGTTCATATAACAAACGGAAATAACTTTGTACACGCAGGGATGGGTGAGGAAGCAATCGGTACCGTTCACAGTGGGGAGTTGCTTTGAGATCCGGAAAAAATGAATGAGAGACGATTGCAGTTGTGCACCCTGGTCGCCCGCGACAGGACAACTCTGTATCCATACTGCTTCGTCAGCAACCCAGGATTCTCGCGTGCACGTCAACTGCCGTGCAGCCCAGGATCCAGCGGTTCTCCCGCAGCTCCCGCCCAGACAAGCATGGCGACCCCCCACGATTTTTCCATGCCGCCACGACTGCGCAGACACTGCAGCCCAGGATACGAGTCCAGGGCTTAGTTGTCTTGATACGAGTCGTCGGCCAATAAAGGTTACAACATAGACATCTCAGATAGAACCCCAGCTAGCAAACCGATTTTCTAGTTGCCGTGACCATCGTATCCGACACTATCCTCGCCGTCCGCGTCATAGCGTGAGTCCCCTTGGTGGATCTAAGACAGATTAACAACACTATGCATCAGCCAAGACCGGGGACAATGGCACATGATCGAGGAGCAGTTTTCAAAGACCAGTTCTGAAAATTAACTCACCGATGTTATCTCCAAAGAACTCTCTGGAACCATAGTCCCCTGCGACACTGTTCCATCAGACAACCAAGTCAAGCATGAGGCATGCTCAAGGTCGACGCTGGAAGGAACAGAGACTGACATCTGGTTTCCTCCTTTGTTTTTGTTCTGGGCTCTTTGTTGACCACGATGAGTGGAATTCTTTAGCTGTGGCCTGACTAGAACACTACGGACCCTTCTTATAGGAAAGAGGCAATCCAGCAGCCTCGTCCAAGGCCAACCTGTGGCAtgtttttgaatttgaaaacaTGGGTCCCTAGATACGAGGTGCTTCTAAATGCACACTAGGCTTTTTGAAGCATATGGACCCATCCAGGATCACTCTATAGTAGGCTCATCTATACCACTCTGTACAATGGAACAGAATGGGGGAGCTGCAGGAATTTTGAACACCAAATTTACGATCCTGTATTTCACAACTGACAAGAATAATAAAGGAGAGAGAGTTCAACAGAAAATGCCAGCATTTTTACAACAATTTGAACTGTCCATGGGCAGTTGCGCAGGCAATCTGAAACACGGTGGAACAAACTCGTGACAGCCACCATTTTCTGTACAGCTATGAGCATCATAAACCGAAGAATGAGGCACTAAACAAGCTAGATTTGTCAGGGGGAAATGCTACAGATACTGGCAATTCGATTCATCAGAATAATTCAAATAGACaaaatgccaacattaaagacaTCTGGAGGCGTTACAATACAGAAAGTAATTTGAACAAAGCATCGTCTTCCAATCCTGCATCTTCTTCTTCAAAGCCTGCGGTACATGTTGCCGAGTTGTGGCCTCAACCACCACATTTCCGACATTTGTTCTGCCTGCGGGGCTTCTTTGGAAGACTCCCCGGAACATGATCTTCAGCTTCATTCCTATCTTTAAGTAGTTTGTTGTACTGGGACACAAACTTGTTCATTGAAGAATTTCGAGGGACATATGTCTTCAACATGTGGTTTGCACTCTCAACTCTCTGAGTCGAAATCATCCTTGCACAGTACTTGTCCTTGAAAAATGGTTTCGCCCAGTTGTGTCGAGCCTCGAACGCCCGAATCATGAAACTGTTCTCAACAAGCCCGAAATCTTCAATAAGCCTACCCCAGGCCTTCTCAAACTCGTCAATAGTCAGCATCTCATTAACAACATTGTGGAAGGCGTCCTTGAAACCTGTTTGCTTACTAAAAATGACACCTAGTTCTTCTTTAGCCTTCCGGAAAGCATGCCACTTACACCAGCGGTGTACAGTACTTGGAAGAGTCATGCCGATATCCACCTCCATGGCCCGACACTGATCTGCACACCATTTACAGGGTAGGGGAATTTTTCGTCAACTGAAAGTAGCAACAATGGTAGCAAAAAATGCTTGCAAAAACAAAGAAATGCAAAACAAAGTTGCAGCAAGTACCTGTCAACATTGTCAAGGGAGCCTTGCCTCCCATGAGCGATACAAATTCTTTATatgcccaattgaatccctctattGTCTCCTCTGACATCAGGATACCAACATATATCACTGTCTGGAAGTGGTTATTGACGCCAACAAACAACCCAAACGGCATCTTGTACAGATTTGTGGTGTAAGTTGTGTCGAACACCACCACATCTCCAAAACATGTGTACTGCCGCCTGCTGCACCCAGACGTCCATATAAGATTCTTGATTCTGCCTTCAGGATCAAGATCAAAACGAAAAACAATTGTCATACAATACGTGGTTGTGATCAGGTTGGTTCGTCTCCACGAACCAACCATGATCATCTGACCTGTGCAGACGAATCATCGCCTTGCACCCACAACGGGGGGAATCATTTTTGTCCCTGTTGTCAAACCCctgcaaaaaagaaaaaacccaTGAGCCTCCGTCCTGGACAAAAAGGGGAAACAGGAATGGAATTTTCTATCTCGGCCAGCTACTCTATCGTGATTTGTAAACATGTCATACTAATGGAAACGATATGTGTTTACCTGCAACTGACAAATCAGTTCTTGCGATGACCGGTAATGCTTCCCGTTTGTGTAGCTTTTCCCATATCGAATACCAAAACCAACCTCCCATGAGTACAGGTTGTAGAATTCGTAGGCTTCCGCCAGAGAGTCGAACGAAGTGCCAATAACTGGCTCCAAAATGTACTTCGTCCCCCTTGTTGACGAATTCCGCAGGGCTAACTCCACTGCTCCAAACTCCCTGGGCGGCCCATCTCGAACATCAGGTCCTTCGCGGCCTCTACACCTACACATCACCCATGCTATTAAAAATAGGAGAGAAACTGCCGGTATTACAGTTGGATTATTCAGAGAGCTACAACCTATCAGAACCATTCTTTGCTGGGGTGGGAGGGATTTTT
This region of Lolium perenne isolate Kyuss_39 chromosome 2, Kyuss_2.0, whole genome shotgun sequence genomic DNA includes:
- the LOC127331064 gene encoding uncharacterized protein → MEAMTVAVVGAGVSGLAAAHELARAGGGRARVTVYEAEESLGGHARTADVDGVLLDLGFMVFNRVTYPNMLEWFEELGVEMETSDMSLSVSTQLSSGGRCEWGSRNGLSGLLAQKSNAVRPGFWHMIREILKFKEDALSYLEDHENNPDLDRDETLGQFIQKHGYSQLFQEAYLIPICACIWSCPSQGVLGFSAFFVLSFCRNHHLLQIFGRPQWLTVKGRSHTYVNKVREELESMGCQIKTSCQVKSVSSTEGGYRVVDVDGSEEVYDKIVFGAHAPDALRMLGDEATHEELRILGAFQYVYSDIYLHCDKTLMPRNPSAWSAWNFLGTTSSGVSVTYWLNLLQNIESTGRPFLVTLNPPHVPDHILLKWNTSHPVPSVAAAKASLELQQIQGNRGIWFCGAYQGYGFHEDGLKAGKSAAQSLLGQKSSLLLNPKQMVPSWTEAGARLMVTRFLNQYVTIGNMIILEEGGTMFSFGELDKKCLVKSVLRVHDPLFYWKVATEADLGLADAYINGYFSFVDKREGLLNLFLILIANRDAQKSSNSAASKRGWWTPMLLTAGIASAKYFLRHISRKNTVTQTRRNISQHYDLSNDFFSLFLDPSMTYSCAVFKVEDESLEVASLRKVNLLIKKAKVEKNHHILEIGSGWGSLAMQVVKQTGCKYTGITLSEEQLKYAQMKVKEAGLEDRITFLLCDYRQIPTSCKYDRIISCEMIEGVGHEFMDDFFGCCESLLAKDGIFVLQFISIPEERYDEYRRSSDFIKEYIFPGGCLPTFSRITSAMSAASRLCIEQVENIGYHYYPTLIRWRDNFMANKDAILALGFDDKFIRVWEYYFIYCAAGFKSRTLGTYQIVFSRPGNDKLANASNPYASFPAA
- the LOC127328187 gene encoding protein FAR1-RELATED SEQUENCE 5-like; its protein translation is MGVEDGGAEERGSGIDDPCAEDLGGITSGTHNLDSGSDVPQEGSLGVDDPGVGYKKRCRGREGPDVRDGPPREFGAVELALRNSSTRGTKYILEPVIGTSFDSLAEAYEFYNLYSWEVGFGIRYGKSYTNGKHYRSSQELICQLQGFDNRDKNDSPRCGCKAMIRLHSRRQYTCFGDVVVFDTTYTTNLYKMPFGLFVGVNNHFQTVIYVGILMSEETIEGFNWAYKEFVSLMGGKAPLTMLTDQCRAMEVDIGMTLPSTVHRWCKWHAFRKAKEELGVIFSKQTGFKDAFHNVVNEMLTIDEFEKAWGRLIEDFGLVENSFMIRAFEARHNWAKPFFKDKYCARMISTQRVESANHMLKTYVPRNSSMNKFVSQYNKLLKDRNEAEDHVPGSLPKKPRRQNKCRKCGG